The DNA region CAGAGGCACCAGCACCAGCAGGCCAGTCAGGAACACCGATTTGAGCGTCGTTTTTTTCGTCGTCATGTGTACCGCCAGAAAGCCGCGCGGGCCGAGGCCCAACGCGCGGCGTGTGCGCCGCCCCACAGGGCGGCAGTCCCACTAGGCGCCGCCGGAACCGCTCGAACTCGCCGAAGCGGCCGGTGCGGCAGCAGGCGCGGACGGCGTTGCGGCCGCGCTCGATGAACCGGCTGCAGCCGTGCTGCTGGCCCCAGCCGTGTCGGATTGCGTTGCTGCGCCATTATTGGCGCCCGCATTCTCGCCCGAGGCGCCATTCGAGGCGCCGTTGGCGTCGGGCTTGGCAGGCGCGCTCGTGCCGCCATTGCCGCCGCGAAAATCTGTCACGTACCAGCCGGAGCCCTTCAACTGAAAGCCGGCAGCGGTGACCTGCTTGCGAAAAGTGTCTTTCCCGCACTCGGGACACTGCGTCAACTGGGGGTCGCTCATCTTCTGAAGCACATCCTTCCCGAAGCCGCATGATTCGCAACGATAAGCGTAGATCGGCATGATCCTTTTCCCTACTGAAATCTTGTAAACGCTTGCAAAGCCTTGAATTATAGCCGCAAACAATGTCCCCTCCCCGGATTTCGGGGACGAGCGCCCGACGCAACCACCGCTCGACTAAATGGGGGCAGCCGCGGTCGAATCAAGTCCGCGCCGCGCCGCTCAAGGGTGCCGCAGCCGCACCGTCAGGCGCGGCGACGCCAGGTTAGCCAGCGCTCACGTCCCGCGAAGACGGTGATCGAATCGTGCACGGCTTCGTCTTCGATCAACTCGAAGTACGGTGCGAGCAGCGCATCGAGTTCCGCGCGCTCGATGCCGAACGGCGGCCCTTTCGGCGTCGCCCCGAGGAAAAAGAAGCCGGCGAGCAACGCGCCGCCGGGCAACAGATCCGCCATGCGCCGTGCGTACTCCGTGCGGCGTGCCAGCGGCAGCGCGCAGAGAAACGCGCGCTCGTAAATCCACGCGGGTGTGAAAGGCGGCTCGTACGTGAAGAAGTCCGCCTGTTCCACCAGTTGCGCGTGCTGTGCGCCCAACTGCTCATGCGCCGCCGCGACGGCGGCCGGCGAAAAGTCGATGGCGCGGACCGGGTTGCCCTGCCCGGCTAGCCAGAGCGCTTCGTACGCGCTGCCGCAACCTGGAATCAGCACGGCGGCGCCGCTGTGGCGAGCGGCGAACGACTGAAACGCGGACGGCACGCCCGCCTGATCCCACGGCATGAAACGGCGCTCGAATCGCTCGTCCCAGAACGCGGGCGAGTTCGGATCGCGCGTTTCGAAGTCAGGTGCGGAAGGTTGGGTCGGGTCGCTCATCGCATGCCTCGCAGGAATCGTCATTAACCGCCGTAAGCGAGCGCCAGAAACACTCGCGCCAGCGCCGCGCCGACACCGACCGCCACGCCGAACAGCAGCAAGCCTTGCAACAACCGGTTGGTGCGTTTCTGCTCGAGCAGAATCTGGCGAATCATTTCGTCGTTCGTGCCGCGCGCGTGATCGTGACGCTCGGCCAGCACGTGATGAATCAGACGCGGCAGCTGCGGCAGCGTCTTGCTCCACTGCGGCGCCTCGATCTTCAGGCGCTCGTACCAGCCGCGCAGGCCGATCTGTTCGTTCATCCAGCGCTCGAGGTACGGCTTGGCGGTCTTCCACAGATCCAGTTCCGGATCGAGCGAGCGGCCGAGACCTTCCACATTCAACATGGTTTTTTGCAGCAGCACCAGTTGCGGCTGGATCTCCACGTTGAAGCGGCGCGAGGTGGAGAACAGGCGCATCAGGACCTGGCCCAGCGAAATATCTTTCAGCGCGCGGTCGAAGTACGGTTCGCACACCGCGCGGATCGCGCTCTCGAGTTCCTCGACGCGGGTAGTGGGCGGCACCCAGCCCGACTCCAGATGCAGCGTGGCGACACGATGGTAGTCACGCTTGAAGAACGCGAGGAAGTTCTGCGCGAGGTAGTTCTTGTCGAAGTCCGACAGCGCGCCGATGATGCCGAAGTCGAGCGCGATATAACGGCCAAAGTGCTTCGGATCGAGACTCACCTGAATGTTGCCCGGGTGCATGTCGGCATGGAAAAAGCCGTCGCGGAACACCTGAGTGAAGAAAATTTCGACGCCTTCGCGCGCCAGCTTCGGAATATCCACGCCCGCCGCGCGCAGCGTTTCCACCTGGCTGATCGGCACACCGACCATGCGCTCCATGACCAGCACCGTGGGCGTGCAGAACTCCCAATACATCTCCGGCACCAGCAGCAGATCGAGCCCGGCGAAGTTGCGCCGCAACTGGCTGCCGTTGGCCGCCTCGCGCATCAGGTCCAGTTCGTCATGCAGGTATTTGTCGAATTCGGCCACCACCTCGCGCGGCTTCAGCCGCTTGCCGTCCGCCCACAAGCGCTCGGCCCAGACGGCGATGTCGCGCAGCAAGGCGAGGTCGGAATCGATCACCGGCAGCATGTTCGGGCGCAGCACCTTCACGGCGACGGCCTTGCCGGCATGTTGCCCCGCCTTCACCGTGGCGAAGTGCACCTGCGCGATCGAGGCGCTCGCCACCGGCACCCGCTCGAAATCGTCGAACAGCACGTCGACCGGCGCGCCGAGCGACTTCTCCACCAGCCCGATCGCCACCGCCGAATCGAACGGCGGCACCTGATCCTGCAGCTTGGCCAGTTCATTGGCGATATCCACCGGCAAAAGGTCGCGCCGGGTGGACAACACCTGCCCGAACTTCACGAAGATCGGCCCGAGGCTTTCCAGCGCGAGCCGCAGACGCACGCCCGGCGGGGCGTCGAACTTGCGGCCGATGGTGGTGATGCGCAGCAGCAGACGCACGCGCCGGTCGTTGACCCGGCTGAGCATCATCTCATCGAGACCGAAGCGGATGACCGTGAAAAAAATCTTGAGGAAACGCAGAAAACGCATAGTTGTGCCCAGTGACTAGCGCGTGCCGCGCGACGTGGCGGCGCCGCCCGGCGCATGGGCGCCGCGGGCTTCGACCTTCTGTTCAAGACGCTCGATGCGTTTTTCCACGCGCGCGAGTGCGTCGCGCGCGCGGGCCAGCTCGACGTTGAAGTCCGCGAGCGCGGCGCGGCGCACCAGTTGTGGATTCTCGTCAAGCAGATATTCGGCGGCGGTGTCGAGCAGGTTGCGCCCGGTGCGCTGCACATGTTCGCCGACCGTCCGCACGACCGACGCCACCCGCCACGCCGGGCCGTCGCCGATGAATTTCGCCAGATCCTCTTCGGGCTCCCAACGCAGATGTTCGGCGAGCCTCGCGATGACGGTGGCGAATTCGGCGTCGCCTTCGATCTTCACATGCTTCATCACCGCCGCCTGGCCGCCTTGCACGAAGGCGGGCAACGCGTCGGACGGCACCGAGATGGTCACGTCGAACTGTTGAGCCTCGGTTGCGGCGACCGCGCTCAGATAGCCGTCCGGTTGCACCAGCAACATCAGCACGACCGGCGGACAGGACAGCTTCGCGGTCTTGCCCGCGTAGGGGGCGAGGCGCTCACGAGCCCACGTTTCGCGGGCGAGCAGATGATTGACAGCAGCAGCGAATGGCTTGGCGGCGAGGGTCATTGAAAGTGGCAAGAAAAAACCCGCGCGGGCAAGGTGCCCGCGCGGGTTCCTATTGTAACGTCCGTTCGCTTTGCTGCTCGCTATGCCGAACGGCCAACGCGAGGAGCCCAGTCAGGACGTACGGTCCAGTCGCGGCCCCACCGCGTGGTGTGTCAGTGCTGCGTCACCTGCTGGATGCCGGCCAGCAGCCAGCCTTCACCAGCACGGTTCGCCTTGGACAGGTTCCAGACTTCGACGAACGGCTCCGCGGCCGCGCCCGGTGCTTCGCGGATCAGGCCCGAGAAGCGCACGCTGGCGAAGTATTCGTTCGCGCGCTCCTCCACGCCCAGCAACTCGGCGTTCAGTTGCACCACGTCGGTCTGATTCGTCTGCGCACCACGCGAAGACAGATCGACCTTCACCTCGGCGAACATTTCCGGCGTGGTGAATTCGCGGATGTCTTCCGTGTTGCCGACGTCCCATGCGGCTTGCAGTCGCACGAAATAGACCTTGGCGTTGCGCAGGAACGCTTCCGAATCGAAGCCCGCCGGCACCGCGGGCGCGGCGTTGATGGCCGGCGTGCTGAGCGGATTGCCTTGCGGTTCGAGGTACGAGCCGGTAGGCGGCGCGTCATAACGCGGTTCCTGCGGTGAATAGCCCGTGCCGCTCGAATTGAACGACGGCGAGCCGCCCGCGTACGCCGGCTGCGCCGTGTCGCGCTTGCGGCCCATGAAGCGGCGGATCAGCCAGATGCCGATCATCGCGATGATCGCAATCACGATGATATTGGCCATGGCGCCGGCGAATGCGCCGCCCAGACCGAAGTGCGACAACAAGGCGGCGATGCCGAGACCGGCCGCCAGCCCGGCGATGGGCCCCAGCCAGCGCGAACGGTTAGGCTGCGCGGCCGGCGTCGGCGCGGGCGCCGGTGCGGGCTGCGCGCGCTGCTGCTGCATGGCCTGATTGCTTTGGGAAGGTTGCGACGGAGCGGATTGCTGCGTCACGCTATTCGACTGACGGCCCATACTGCGGCCACCGCCCATGCGGCGAGCTTCCGCATCGAGCGAAGCGAGGGAGCCGGCCATGATCAGGCCGACCATCGCGATCAGTCCGATTCTTCTCACCAGCGACCGCTTAACCTTACGGGGAGATAACACACCTGAATCGGACATTTTCGTACTTTCCTTTAAAAATCGATGGGTTAGGGACCCTAGTATTTGGTCCCCACATGTAAAGCTACCACGCCAGCTGACAAATTGTAATATTTGACGCCGTCCAGGCCCGCTTGTTCCATCATTGTTTTTAAAGTTTCCTGGTCCGGATGCATCCGGATCGATTCCGCGAGGTATTGATAGCTCTCGGCATCTTTCGCAAAGCGTTGCCCCAACCACGGCAACACCTTAAAAGAATAGACGTCGTAGACCTTCTTGAGCGGATCCCACACCTTCGAGAATTCCAGCACCAGCAGACGCCCGGCCGGCTTGAGCACGCGCCGCATTTCCGCCAGCGCGACGTCCTTGTGCGTCATGTTGCGCAGGCCGAAGGCCACCGTTACCACGTCGAAGTAGTTGTCCGGAAAGGGAATTTTCTCGGCGTCGCAGAGCAGCGCCGGGGTGATCACGCCCTTGTCCAGCAGGCGGTCGCGGCCCACGCGCAGCATCGATTCATTGATGTCGGTATGCCAGACTTCGCCGGTCTCGCCCGCCTGCTTCGCGAACGCCTTCGACAGGTCGCCGGTGCCGCCCGCGATGTCGAGCACTTTGTAGCCCGGCCGCACGTTGGCCTGGGCGATCGTGAACATCTTCCACGCCCGGTGCAACCCGCCCGACATCAGGTCGTTCATCAAGTCGTAGTTGGCGGCAACCGAGTGGAACACGCCCGCCACCTTCTGCGCCTTGTCCTGTTCGTCGACCGATTGAAAGCCGAAGTGGGTTTTGCTCATCGCGCTCGTCCTTTCGCGTATTCTGAAATGTTGCGCCGCATCAGTGCGGCGTTGGGGCGAATCGTATCAGTGACAGTGCCCATGCGCAGCGCCGGCCTGGATCATCGGCGTATCGCGATCGACGCCGGCCGCCTGAAGTTTGGCGAGATACGCGCCCCAGAGTTCATCCTGGCGCACCGCCATGTCGTACAGCAGGTCCCAGGAATAGATGCCGGTGGCGTGTCCGTCGGAGAAAGTGGGCTGCAACGCATAGTTGCCGACACCTTCGATCATCGTGATCGTCACTTCGCGCTTGCCGGTCTGCAGCGTTTCCTGGCCGGGCCCGTGGCCCTGCACTTCCGCCGACGGCGAATACACGCGCAGCAGTTCGAACGGCAGGCGATACGATTCGCCATTTGCGTACTGCAATTCGAGTACGCGCGACTTGGAATGCACGACCACGCCGGTCGGAACCGGGGTGTCGGGAGTCAATCCGCTCATGTTGACCTCATAAAGAACGCCGCGTCGAGTTGTCCTGCCCCCTCGGGAGCCTCGCGCGACGCGGCAGGTTCAGGGGGCGCTCAACCGAGAGCCTGTTCGATTTCCTGCCGCACGGCTTCGCGCAGCAAGGTGGCTTGCGCACGGCGCGACGACAGCATGGCTTCGGACACCGTGCGCTGGCGCGGCGCCCAGATGGGCAGCGGAAAATGAGCGTCGTTCGAAAAACGCGGGATCACGTGCCAGTGCACGTGCGGCACCTGGTTGCCGAGGCTCGCCAGGTTCACCTTCGCGGGCTGAAGGATGCGCCGGATCGCGCGCTCGACCGCATAAACGGCCCTCATCACGCGATCACGGTCATTTCCGTCGAGGTCGGAGAACTCGGCCACGTGCTCGTTCCAGATCACCCGGCAAAAGCCCGGGTAATCGTGTTCGTCGGCGAGGACGACACGCAAGGTGTCGTCGTGCCACAGCACATCGCCGCCATCTTCACGGCAAAAAACGCAATCCATCGTCGTCCTCAGGCAAAAATCGTCAGTCGTGCCATTAAACCAGCACGCGCTCGATTCCGCCATTGTTCGCCCGTTGCACGTAATCGACCATCCAGTCTTCACCGAGCACGTGGCGTGCCATCTCGACGACGATGTAATCCGCCTCGATGCCCGCATCTTCGTTGTACCGCGACAGGCCTTGCAGGCAGGATGGGCAGCTCGTGAGGATCTTCACGTCCGTCGCGCCTTTCGGCTGGGGGCCGTCGCCGGCCTTGAGCACGGAGCCGTCCGGCGCACCCGCCGAGCCGGCCGACGCATTGGCCGGATTGATCCCGTTCGCGCCGGCTTCGGCCACCAAAGGAATGCCGCGCAGCTTCGCCGCGCCCTTGCGGATCTCCTCTTCCTTGCGGAAGCGCACCTGGGTGGAAATATCCGGACGCGTGACCGCGAGCGTGCCGGATTCGCCGCAGCAGCGGTCGTTCTTCTCGATCTGGTAGCCGTCCTTCTCCGAGCC from Paraburkholderia aromaticivorans includes:
- a CDS encoding FmdB family zinc ribbon protein, translating into MPIYAYRCESCGFGKDVLQKMSDPQLTQCPECGKDTFRKQVTAAGFQLKGSGWYVTDFRGGNGGTSAPAKPDANGASNGASGENAGANNGAATQSDTAGASSTAAAGSSSAAATPSAPAAAPAASASSSGSGGA
- a CDS encoding thiopurine S-methyltransferase, whose translation is MSDPTQPSAPDFETRDPNSPAFWDERFERRFMPWDQAGVPSAFQSFAARHSGAAVLIPGCGSAYEALWLAGQGNPVRAIDFSPAAVAAAHEQLGAQHAQLVEQADFFTYEPPFTPAWIYERAFLCALPLARRTEYARRMADLLPGGALLAGFFFLGATPKGPPFGIERAELDALLAPYFELIEDEAVHDSITVFAGRERWLTWRRRA
- the ubiB gene encoding ubiquinone biosynthesis regulatory protein kinase UbiB, giving the protein MRFLRFLKIFFTVIRFGLDEMMLSRVNDRRVRLLLRITTIGRKFDAPPGVRLRLALESLGPIFVKFGQVLSTRRDLLPVDIANELAKLQDQVPPFDSAVAIGLVEKSLGAPVDVLFDDFERVPVASASIAQVHFATVKAGQHAGKAVAVKVLRPNMLPVIDSDLALLRDIAVWAERLWADGKRLKPREVVAEFDKYLHDELDLMREAANGSQLRRNFAGLDLLLVPEMYWEFCTPTVLVMERMVGVPISQVETLRAAGVDIPKLAREGVEIFFTQVFRDGFFHADMHPGNIQVSLDPKHFGRYIALDFGIIGALSDFDKNYLAQNFLAFFKRDYHRVATLHLESGWVPPTTRVEELESAIRAVCEPYFDRALKDISLGQVLMRLFSTSRRFNVEIQPQLVLLQKTMLNVEGLGRSLDPELDLWKTAKPYLERWMNEQIGLRGWYERLKIEAPQWSKTLPQLPRLIHHVLAERHDHARGTNDEMIRQILLEQKRTNRLLQGLLLFGVAVGVGAALARVFLALAYGG
- a CDS encoding ubiquinone biosynthesis accessory factor UbiJ; amino-acid sequence: MTLAAKPFAAAVNHLLARETWARERLAPYAGKTAKLSCPPVVLMLLVQPDGYLSAVAATEAQQFDVTISVPSDALPAFVQGGQAAVMKHVKIEGDAEFATVIARLAEHLRWEPEEDLAKFIGDGPAWRVASVVRTVGEHVQRTGRNLLDTAAEYLLDENPQLVRRAALADFNVELARARDALARVEKRIERLEQKVEARGAHAPGGAATSRGTR
- a CDS encoding Tim44 domain-containing protein; protein product: MSDSGVLSPRKVKRSLVRRIGLIAMVGLIMAGSLASLDAEARRMGGGRSMGRQSNSVTQQSAPSQPSQSNQAMQQQRAQPAPAPAPTPAAQPNRSRWLGPIAGLAAGLGIAALLSHFGLGGAFAGAMANIIVIAIIAMIGIWLIRRFMGRKRDTAQPAYAGGSPSFNSSGTGYSPQEPRYDAPPTGSYLEPQGNPLSTPAINAAPAVPAGFDSEAFLRNAKVYFVRLQAAWDVGNTEDIREFTTPEMFAEVKVDLSSRGAQTNQTDVVQLNAELLGVEERANEYFASVRFSGLIREAPGAAAEPFVEVWNLSKANRAGEGWLLAGIQQVTQH
- the ubiE gene encoding bifunctional demethylmenaquinone methyltransferase/2-methoxy-6-polyprenyl-1,4-benzoquinol methylase UbiE, yielding MSKTHFGFQSVDEQDKAQKVAGVFHSVAANYDLMNDLMSGGLHRAWKMFTIAQANVRPGYKVLDIAGGTGDLSKAFAKQAGETGEVWHTDINESMLRVGRDRLLDKGVITPALLCDAEKIPFPDNYFDVVTVAFGLRNMTHKDVALAEMRRVLKPAGRLLVLEFSKVWDPLKKVYDVYSFKVLPWLGQRFAKDAESYQYLAESIRMHPDQETLKTMMEQAGLDGVKYYNLSAGVVALHVGTKY
- a CDS encoding gamma-butyrobetaine hydroxylase-like domain-containing protein — its product is MSGLTPDTPVPTGVVVHSKSRVLELQYANGESYRLPFELLRVYSPSAEVQGHGPGQETLQTGKREVTITMIEGVGNYALQPTFSDGHATGIYSWDLLYDMAVRQDELWGAYLAKLQAAGVDRDTPMIQAGAAHGHCH
- a CDS encoding HIT family protein; the encoded protein is MDCVFCREDGGDVLWHDDTLRVVLADEHDYPGFCRVIWNEHVAEFSDLDGNDRDRVMRAVYAVERAIRRILQPAKVNLASLGNQVPHVHWHVIPRFSNDAHFPLPIWAPRQRTVSEAMLSSRRAQATLLREAVRQEIEQALG